In a genomic window of Wyeomyia smithii strain HCP4-BCI-WySm-NY-G18 chromosome 1, ASM2978416v1, whole genome shotgun sequence:
- the LOC129717084 gene encoding uncharacterized protein LOC129717084, translating into MTPDQLKGYSAWWHGSVWLHKPRSSWPNNVKLEDVVFDPTLLEEKPAVAIPVQSRPPNEIFHLRSTLFAQIRITALCRRFTHNCRNPDGRKTGYLAFEERKTTLLELVKLAQAESFAEDITNLLTTGQVQVSSRLASLHPMLVNGIIVVGGRLENALISFGRKHPMILDNAHPLTVLIATHYHRNMLHAGQQLLAASIRERFWPLRLRNLCRKVIRSSVSCFRAKPTIQEQIVGDLPAERVCPTPPFTRVGVDYCGPKAIHMEMVSEGNTHGDGFRSNNRRIYQCASSARRGLPKIIMKLLERVGSTAQAIQLTRARSICATSCCKCRHKLQIRLTLAVCGRRGLWVTPEEFYTLLTKIEACLNSRPLTPISNDPTDLEIFTLGHFLIHRPLTAVVEPSLQNLPDNTLSRWQRVQRYLQTIWKKWSTSYLSNLQNRVKWTKERKNLTKDIMVLLKEENQPPMRWPLGRIVEVHTAEDGKVRVVKVRTKDGIYTRAISKICVLPILDNNSSENQQEED; encoded by the coding sequence ATGACTCCAGATCAGTTAAAAGGATATTCTGCATGGTGGCATGGGTCAGTCTGGCTGCACAAACCCAGAAGCTCTTGGCCAAACAATGTTAAGCTAGAAGACGTCGTATTCGATCCAACCCTGCTGGAAGAGAAACCAGCCGTAGCTATACCCGTACAGTCACGACCACCTAATGAAATTTTCCATCTACGATCAACATTATTTGCACAGATTCGAATAACAGCCTTGTGTAGAAGGTTCACTCACAACTGTAGAAATCCAGACGGCCGAAAAACTGGTTATTTGGCCTTCGAAGAACGTAAAACGACGTTATTGGAGTTGGTAAAACTTGCTCAAGCTGAaagctttgccgaagacatcaccaACCTTTTAACAACTGGCCAGGTTCAAGTATCATCGCGTCTCGCCTCTCTGCATCCAATGCTTGTCAATGGAATCATCGTTGTCGGTGGTCGACTCGAAAATGCTTTAATTTCCTTTGGAAGGAAACACCCAATGATTCTAGACAACGCACACCCACTCACTGTGCTAATAGCAACACACTACCATCGTAATATGTTACATGCTGGACAACAATTACTAGCTGCCAGCATTCGAGAACGATTCTGGCCACTTCGCCTGAGAAACCTTTGCAGAAAGGTGATTCGTAGCAGTGTTTCCTGCTTCCGCGCGAAACCGACAATTCAAGAACAAATAGTGGGTGATCTTCCAGCAGAACGCGTGTGTCCTACCCCACCATTCACTCGAGTGGGGGTGGATTACTGTGGCCCAAAGGCAATACACATGGAGATGGTTTCCGAAGGCAATACACATGGAGATGGTTTCCGATCGAACAACAGACGGATTTATCAGTGCGCTTCGTCGGCTCGTCGAGGACTGCCAAAAATTATAATGAAATTATTAGAGAGAGTTGGATCAACTGCGCAGGCTATTCAACTCACAAGAGCTCGTTCAATCTGTGCCACAAGCTGCTGCAAGTGTAGGCATAAGCTTCAAATTCGCCTAACTTTGGCGGTTTGTGGGAGGCGGGGTTTGTGGGTCACGCCCGAAGAATTCTACACTTTACTTACGAAAATTGAAGCCTGCTTGAACAGTCGACCATTGACGCCGATAAGTAATGATCCTACGGATCTGGAAATCTTTACGCTAGGTCATTTTCTCATTCACCGGCCATTGACGGCCGTTGTGGAACCCTCGTTGCAAAACCTACCAGATAATACTTTGTCTCGATGGCAGCGAGTCCAGCGATATCTTCagacaatttggaaaaaatgGTCTACATCGTATTTGTCTAATCTTCAAAATCGGGTTAAATGGACCAAAGAGCGAAAAAATCTCACCAAAGACATAATGGTTTTGCTCAAGGAGGAAAATCAACCGCCCATGCGATGGCCACTTGGACGAATCGTTGAAGTTCACACAGCAGAAGATGGGAAGGTTCGAGTTGTCAAGGTTAGAACGAAGGATGGCATCTACACAAGAGCCATTTCGAAAATTTGTGTCCTGCCAATTTTGGACAATAATTCTTCTGAAAATCAGCAAGAGGAGGATTAA